The Hydra vulgaris chromosome 11, alternate assembly HydraT2T_AEP genome contains a region encoding:
- the LOC124814039 gene encoding uncharacterized protein LOC124814039, with translation MAPLLSKEKREYHFKRNHVLFQKIICCCCLEKNNKCVPVNKNLEGLVQVFCKPEFSLKVFAYPTGLCPGSKKNLYLCKAGKTIADTVSLKWKNSDLSSLQTSRDCSVLCSICSQGRNRFLNKIMKKGTSSTLKLYQICFCEIAKGKPHKCSPLKSSTNLSESISKISKKVKEQVASSLLKEIYSDQGQSLGAQAILRTGGKSIHITLGTRESDQRKIPYNEVEVLVNTLGLSQLKSNKMLKTLRRSGVNFESNMEKALDEKSKLISNFYVTELLDFQEKENDNDYATVKRHLVYIEDITAFLDFVMKYRGQVPQNTFVKVGIDSGGGSLKVIVNLFDPTKDRTEDSSSLGSYSGANTSLVLAYCERVSENHSNMTMIVKRLKLHECKYSLASDMKLINILLGISAHGGKYACAWCEGSSDLFAGELRTFQSLNNYYELYSSAGSPVKRMKEYKNVINPCLLKIEDKSLSIIREIPLPELHFLMGFVNHVAAFIMQLWPGFIDWVKSIGCLRKGYHGGTFEGNTCREIP, from the exons atgGCTCCTCTGCTCTCTAAGGAGAAGAGAGAATACCATTTCAAAAGAAATCAtgtactttttcaaaagatcaTTTGCTGTTGCTGCCTTGAAAAGAACAACAAATGCGTtccagttaataaaaatttggaagGTCTGGTTCAAGTTTTCTGTAAGCCTGAGTTTTCACTTAAAGTATTTGCCTACCCTACAGGATTATGCCCAGGTAGCAAGAAAAACTTGTATCTCTGTAAGGCTGGTAAAACTATTGCAGACACAGTTtctttaaaatggaaaaattctGATTTGTCTAGCTTGCAAACCTCTAGAGATTGCTCAGTATTATGCAGTATATGCAGTCAAGGaagaaatagatttttaaataaaattatgaaaaagggAACTAGCTCAACACTGAAACTCTACCAAATATGCTTCTGTGAAATTGCTAAAGGTAAACCCCACAAATGTTCCCCTTTAAAGAGTAGCACAAATCTTTCTGAGagtatttctaaaatttctaaaaaagtaaaagaacaaGTAGCTTCTTCCCttcttaaagaaatttattctgATCAAGGGCAAAGTCTAGGAGCTCAAGCCATTCTCAGAACag gAGGTAAAAGTATTCATATTACACTCGGCACTCGGGAAAGTGACCAGAGAAAGATTCCTTATAATGAAGTAGAAGTTTTGGTAAATACCTTAGGACTTAGTCAATTGAAgtcaaataaaatgttaaaaactttgaGGAGAAGCGGTGTAAACTTTGAGTCAAACATGGAGAAAGCCCtggatgaaaaaagtaaactaatttCCAACTTTTATGTCACTGAATTATTAGActttcaagaaaaagaaaatgataatGACTATGCTACAGTGAAGAGACACTTGGTATATATTGAAGATATTACAGCATTTCTggattttgtaatgaaatatcGAGGACAGGTTCCACAAAACACATTTGTAAAGGTTGGAATAGATTcag gtGGAGGATCACTGAAAGTTATAGTAAATCTGTTTGATCCAACCAAGGACAGGACAGAAGATAGCAGCTCCTTAGGATCATACTCAGGAGCAAATACGTCACTTGTTTTAGCTTATTGTGAAAGGGTAAGTGAGAATCATTCTAACATGACAATGATTGTGAAAAGATTAAAGTTGCATGAATGCAAGTACTCATTGGCTTCTGACATGAAGTTAATCAACATATTGCTAGGAATTTCg gCTCATGGAGGAAAGTATGCTTGTGCATGGTGTGAAGGTTCTTCAGATTTATTTGCTGGAGAGTTAAGAACATTTCAATCTTTGAATAATTACTATGAACTGTATTCATCTGCAGGATCTCCGGTGAAAAGAATGAAAGAATATaag AATGTCATTAATCCTTGTCTGCTTAAGATAGAAGACAAATCCCTAAGTATAATAAGAGAGATTCCATTACCAGAACTTCACTTTCTGATGGGATTTGTTAACCATGTGGCAGCATTTATTATGCAACTTTGGCCTGGATTTATAGATTGGGTCAAGAGCATTGGATGCCTTCGAAAAGGTTACCATGGAGGAACATTTGAAGGAAACACGTGTAGAGAGATACCTTAA